In Capricornis sumatraensis isolate serow.1 chromosome 2, serow.2, whole genome shotgun sequence, the DNA window agaaGATATACTCCCACCCCTTTTGGGAAACCTGCCCCTAGAGAATACATCTATGACACAGAGTTTCCCCACTTCCAGCAGAGAGGTATTCTTAGGATTTCCTCATAGACATACTTGCAGTTACCAGCTTGACCATATTTTTCTGAGGAGAATACCTCTACGTAGTTCATGCTTCACTGAAAAGCCGTGTCATTTATTATAGGACCCTCTGGTAATGTTTAACCGGGAGTGGACActgactccccaccccccagcccattCAGTGACTCATTACTTGTGTTTCTGACTCAAAAGATAATCTggaggggaattccctggagatccagtggttcggactcagtgcttccactgcagtgggggcAGGGTTTGATCccggtcagggaagtaagatctctCAAGTTGTGCGATGCAgtcaaaaagacagaaagagataATCTGGGACAATAATTTTTTTCCCATAGGAATGAACTATTTTTCAGACACACAGAAGTTGCTAGTGGTTATGACTACTAAGATAAAGGCCATGAAAGAGTTATATCAAGAGCCACATGCAAACTAAGACAGAGGGAACTACTTAATTAGCAGATGTTCAGAGGGAAGTGGAACCAGAGAGGCCACGTGGTCCCTGGGAGATAGATGGAAAGTATAACCACATCCTAATGTCTTCCTCACTATGGAATTTTTATGAAGTTTCATTGAATTATTTCCTAATAATCTTCCTACCTACCTTGAGTGCATCTCTATTCCTTGCAACTAAAATAAAATGGGTGAAGTGGATTCTCACTATGGCATGGCCTTGATGTTAGCTCCTGGAATTAGTGATGGGGCACTGTGGTATACTGGAAAGAGCAATGGACAGAGGGACCCAGAAGACCTCAGTTCTGCTCCCAACCCAGCCACTGACCATTGTGTGGCCTTCATAAGGCAGTTTACCTCTCTGGAGTTCAGTTTCTTCCCTTGCAAATTGAAGTGATGATTTATGATGGTTCTTCTGGTTCTTATAACTAGTAGCTCTATGACTATTTAGATATAGTACCTTTTATAGTGATAGATACTCCTGCTGATGTGTAGCGGCGCCTTCTCTCGCCCGAGCAGTGATAGATGCCGTTGTGACTCAAGTTGGTTTTCAGAATGGTGAATTCAGAATCCCGATGAGAAAACCAAAAGGACTTGCCGTCTTTGTAGAAAAGCATTTTGTACACCTCCATATTCTTCCATGCATGACACCTCAAGACCAGAGGGTCCCCTTCTATGAAGACTCTGCTAGAGACCTGGAGTAGTAGCCAATCTGGAAAATATGGGCACAAAATGTGTGTATATGGTGGCAGAGGTACAAGAAAGCCAAAGCTGGACCCTGTGGGTttatcttttttcactttctaacCTTCCAACTTTAGAACTCTGTTGAATTTAAGGTCTGTCTTCTGTTCCTCGAATATCTTTAGCTTTGCTAGGAAGAAAAGTAATCTTTACCAGCAGCCCcttcttactttttctttccagGTCTCAGAAGTTGGTTGGGACAAATCAGCTTACTCTGTGTGGTAGGCAGCATTTTAAAATGCCCCCAGTGAGTCACGCTCCTGCATGTGGCTGGAACCTATGACTTACTTCCAGTCAACAGAATAGGGCAAAGGTTTTGAAATGCCACTCCTATGATGATGTTACATTATATGAGGTTGTCTTAGCTGACTGGGCTCTAGGAAACTCCTGCCAACCTTGAAGAAGTGAGCTGACATGTTGTGAGAGGGCCTGTGTGAGGGCCACAAAGAAGGGAGTCTTCAGGAAATGAGACTGGCCTCCAGCTGACAGCCAGTAAAATGGCGGGAACCTCATTCTACAACCGCAAGAAACTGAATCCTGCCAATGATCATGGGAGTTCGGAAGAGCTGCTGGGAGGAACATAGCCCAGTCAGCACCCTGACTGCAGCCTCAGCAGAGCACCAACCAAGCTGTGCCAAGACTCCTGACCCATGGAaagataataaatgtatgttgttttAGGCTGCTAAAGTTAtggcaatttgttacacagcaataaaaaACTAATACATTCTAACTCCTGACTAATTTGTTAATGGTATCACACATACTAAGACAAACACACAGAATAACAAGTAtatgtaagtgtgtgtatgtatgtgtatgtatatatatatatatatatgcttctaaATTGATAGGAATACTCACATATGTGCAAATCAGTGACATAGCTGGTCAAAATAAACTCCAAGTCAAATGGGCCCTCCCTTTTGATGTTCATTTCCATACATACCCCAAAAGGCCTACTTTATTTTATCTCCTTTGGGGCAGTTGGCTTGGCTGAATGAGGATGAGGTTCTTAAaggatgaaagaggaaaagagataaTAGTGCATTTCCTCCCTCCAGAACATATCTAAGAATGGAAGGCAGGTATTCCATGCTATATGGTGTATGGTTTTTACAGTCCAGGATGCTGCCATAGAGTTTCTAAATAGAATGAACATTCTTTCTTCCCGTATTTTCATTCCCAGCCAAAAGTGCTCAAAGGCTGCACTGCCCAAACACAGACACCTTTGCTTTCTGCATCCACACACACAGTGGGAAATTTTAACATGCTTCCATCAGAAACTGTCAAAACTACTAATAAAGATACAAATATTTGAATGATACAATTAATAGACTTGATTTCAGGATTTATAGAATGAtgtaccttaaaaaaagaaaatttacatcCTGTGCAAAGACACATGCAACAGTGATTAAAGAATGAGCACACAGTAGGCCACAAAGCAATTTTCAACACACATCAAGGAACTGATACCAGATTTAACACAAATTTTTACCAAAATGCTACCTaatatatccagaatatacaaagaatcacatgaatcagacacaacttagcaactaaaacaacagtaAAAGACATGTATGAAAATgttggactgagcaactgagcacatacacagtaTTAGAAGTCAGTGTTGAGGGTAGTGACAAGTGATTCTAGAAATGTTCTGGCTATgatcaatagggtcacaaagagttggacatgactgaagcgacttagcttgcaAGCACACatgatatatttcaataaaagttttacattaaaatataatgtatataatatatgtcaagtcactcagttgtgtctgactctttgtgaccccatggactctacagtccatggaattctccaggccagagtactggagtgggtagcctttcccttctacaggggatcttcccaacccagggatggaacccaggtctcctgcattacgggcagattctttaccaactgaactatcagggaagcccaaaatataatGTAAAAGATATATAGTATACTGTAACAAATAATGTAAAAGACATTTTTCTCAATAAGTCATCAGTGCTTGAAGTTCAAGAGTCTGtgcagaagcaaagaaaatggCCCCTTCCCAGCCCTAGCTCATCTTTTGTTATTTGAACTACAAAATGTTGCTGCTTCTGCTTGAATTATACAAAATCTCATGTTAAAACAGTTCTGTCAGCTACCCTTATCTCTCTCGCATAGGAACTGAGTCTTGGAGTCTTAAGAGACACATAAGGAACACCTAGCATTTGCTCTGACATTCTCAATATTTCCTTGGCTAAAGCACATTTCCTCCAAAAGCACCCTTGTCTACATAAATCTAATTCTGCCTCCAGTATGAGTTAACTTTTGATTAATAATTACAAAGAAGTTTTAACATTGCTTTTGAATAACTAAATCACCCAATTGAATAATTAGTCCTGAATAATGAAACATTTTGCCCTAAAAAATACTACAGTCTCCATTTCTTGATAAGTAGGAACCTCTTACAGATTTAAGTGGATGGAGATTGTTTTCTCTGCTTCTATTCACCAAAGTTTTTAATTCTCAAAGTCTCACAGTAATTTCATGTCCAGAATATTATATTACCAACATACTATAAAGTGTGCCCCAGACTATGTGTATAAAGATGTTTACTGCAGGCACTGATTGTAAAAGCAAAAGAATGGAAACACAGTAGAAGTTCACTAATATAATGGTTAAGTTAATTATAAAAGTTGGAAGTAGATTTCTATTGATATAAACAGACAGCCAAagtattttaagtgaaaaaagtaagGTGGAAGATAGTATATGGAGTATTCTAATcaatcacttttaaaaacaaatgtatatatactAACAGTTTCATTTTTGTAGAAGGTAACTGCAAGACTTGGGAGTTTATATATATTAACAGTTTCGTTTTTGTGGAAGATGACTGCAGGACTTGGGGTTTGGGTGGGAAGGAAATGTGATTGTTCATTTCCCTGAGTACTATTTACTATGTGTGCAGGCATAACTTTTTTCAACAGAataagataattttgaaaaataaagtcttagtAGGGTATCTAGATTAAAACTTAGACCCTAAGAGCTGCCCTAGTTGAGGTATTGTTGGGGCACAATTTAAGAACCCTAATGTTATGTTTTGAGTATCTTGACTTTTACCTGGTAGACACATAGAGCTGAGATGCATACTCAGATAAAttggtacacacacatacacgccaTCCAGGAAGGAGAAAACACCAATGAAGATCTTGCGATTTCTAGCCCTCCTGTACCATGCCATACTTACCACTGTGGACTTCTAGCTGTACTGGGTCACTTGGCATTGAGAGGCCTGTCTGGCACTTGTATTCACCACTGTCATCGAATGTAGTACCATTAATACTGTATCTGGGGGCCAGAGTCTTGATGGCTGTGCCGTTGAGAAACCACTGTGTAGCGGTGTCCCCAGGCAGGTGGGGCCCCTCACACAATAAGGTTACATTTTCTTCTTGGAATACACTGACCCATGGAGGCTTCAAGGTGATCACTGCCTTCGTGGGGTCTGcttggggattaaaaaaaaagaagaagatcaAGTGGAATAAAAGGGAAATCTGAGCAACTGGCAAGATGTGGCTagcacaatgaaaaaaaaaaaaaccaaaaacatccAGTATCAATACTCAGATTGAAAAATAGGCaagtagaaaactataaaagctAACCATTAAGAGTATCCAGATTCTGCAGCAGAGAGTTCTATTCATGTTATTAAAGCTGCATCTCGCTATTGGAGATTTGGGGTTCCTGAGAAATAATTGACGAATTTAGGTCTCGTTGGTAAGCATGAAGCATAGTTTTAAACTAAGGCAAACTGACTGGAGCTGATTCTCCTATCTTCTGTACTGTTCTGTCTCTGAAGGCTAACCTCAGACTTTAATTAGCATCTATGTTGGAAATCTAGGTTCAAACTCTATACTTTGAAACCTTCAGTACCTGTTTGGTTCTCTCTGAGAAGAATAAATAGTTTTTGTCTAAAGGGGAATGGTATGGGGGTTATTGGAAAGCAAGCAGAGCTACATCTATGCTTTTGCAAGTTTGGTCCTTTCttgttattatataaaaattttttagacATTTAATCAAGAGATCAGGGTGCATTTGGAAAATTTTACAGAGAAACCTTAAAAACCAGGATTTGGTCACAATCATACTCTGAATATAGGGACTTTTACATCATTTACCAATCTTTCTCCTTTCTGTCCTCTCCCTCTACTCTCTTCTTTAGAATACGGGGACCCATTCTGTGACAGAAAAGGAAGTTGAGTTACTCACCCACTAGCTCAGCAACTGGAGCTGTAAGAGACAAAGAACAGAGACATCAGTTCGTCAGTGGGAGATGACAAGGAAGGGAGAACTGAGGAGACAGGATTAACGCGGACTCCGAGGGACCAATTTAGGTCTCTTGAGTTTCTCTTTACCCACTTTTCCCAAATGGGGTACTGGTGATAATGAACAGCCTACAGATGGTTATTGGTGGGGCTTTATTTTGAGACTCTGCTTCCAGGCTTATTGTTACCTCAGAGTTTCCCTCCCCAGTTTTTTGATACAATAGACACGAGTAAACCATGGAAGCCCAGAAACAGTTGTCTCCATACTCATGAGTTCTAGCCTAGGATACCAAAGGAAGACAGAAAGTCCTGAGTTCCCACAGCCAGAGCCTTCTAGATACCCCCTTCTAAACCCAACTTACCCCCAAGGATCAGAGCTATCATGAGCCACATCTCCAATCTGACAGGAACAGTGAAATCTGTAACACACAAGACAttgaagagtttctgtttggggttCTGGAGTCAAGattagaaaagaggaaggaaactgCTTTTCATCACACTCCTTTTCTGGGAAACGCATCCCTAATTCTTGAAGCATGATCTCATTTTCATACTTCTAGGCTCATCTTCCCGTTTGACACTCTGGATTTTGGGTTTATGGAATTTACAGAATCCAAGGGAAGGGGTAAAGTTTTGACATTCTCTTCTGATTGTATTCTCCCTCCACCAATTCTGTTTCTTGGGGCTAGACTATGGcaaatctccatttttaaaaaatggttcaaaGACTGGCTAATGCCTTCAAAACCTGATCATTTGAATCCAGATTAAGAGTTACTCATCTGTGCAAACCAGCCTCTCTACCTCTGGAAAAAACATGCAGGATTAATATcctattttggtttttaaaaaagccatCCCCTAAAAGACAATATGAATTTGGGATATTTATCTTGGCTGAATCCAGGGAAGTTCAATGTTTAATGTGAGTacaatagagaagaaaaataactcatatatatgggtGGAAATATCCCTCAGAGGGAGTTTCAGAGTCCAGATGGGAAGCCCTTATGCCACCAAAGTGATCTCGTTCCTGAGTCAGAGTTGCAAAGATACAAAGAAATTTTTAGATATTCTGTTATGAGAGAAAGTAAACTAAACAGAAACAAGGATGAATTCAACGAGTACAAAGAGAGACTTGGGTAGTAATCTTACTGACAGACAATTTAAAATGATGACAAATAACATTGTAGATTAAATTACTGGCTCCAATTTCTTATCGCTCCTCAAATCTACCCCATCTCTACAGCTTCATGAGAGGCTGGGGGTATTTCTCTGATCCTTGGCTTTGGCTCATCCATGTGATTTTCAGTGACCAATGAGATGTGGATGGAAACAGACTTGTGTTCATTCTGAACctaggccttaggaagcttcacaTATTGTTTCTCATCCTCTTATACTTCTGTGATTGTCATGATAAGAACGTATTCTGGCTAACTAGCTCTGTTGTGAGGCGGAGCTATCCTAGCACTGAAGTAGAGCTGCTCCATCTGCCCTGCAAATTTCTAGTGAGAAATAAGTGCTTACTGTTTTATGCCACTGAGATTTTGAAATTATTATGGATCTATAGCTGACTGATAgaatgaaaaacaagaaagaaaggtcTAAGAATAACTCAAGATGTTCTGGGAGAGATGGGAGAAGCCTCAGCTCACTCCAATTTACTCTCAAAGTCTGTATTCCAAACTATTATACTATTTTGTCTCCAAAGTTTTCTATTGTGTAGCTGTACCATACTTTATTTCACTAACGTCTCTTCATGAAGGTTATTTCTAATGTTTTACTGTTATGACCAGAATTGCAATGAATAATCTTATCTTTAAATAGTCAACCTGTTATTTCCATAGGTGCAGTACattccacctccccaccccaacttTGGAAAGGTTGTTAGGTTGTCTGTTATCATCGTCATTTTATGTAACTGTACAGTGCTTATTATATGCCAGGAAAACATGCTCaatatgtattttctcatttaatcctcactgtAAACTATGAGTAGACACACTGTTCTCtccattttataaacaaaactaGCCAGAGAGGAATTTGGTAACTTGACCAAGGTTATAAAAAGTGGAATCAGGATTCAAAAGCAGGTTGTTTGATTTCCTCTACATTCTCATCAGTAGATTATAACAGTATCTTCTTCATCCCTTACAATTCCTGCTTTCTAGCAAAACAGCTGCTGCTTTGAAAATGAGTGAATGTGTTTCATTGACCAGGAAAATACGGGGGAAGAAGTATTGTTAACAGAAGAGGAACGAAAGAGATCCATAACCTGGAAGgatgaaatactttttttctaGTAAGCATCTATAATTTCCAAAATTTGAGGATGTAAGTTTgaattcatgtaaaaaaaaaaaaaagaacaatcatTTTAACTAAGGCAGAGAGTAGTCTTTAGTATTTAATGATCAATGTATGTCATGATGCTCACAAGAGGCATTAGGAGAATTTACATCTGTAAAAAATTCTTAGGAGCAATTGAAGTAAGAGGATGACAAATGCTAACTCAGGGAGGATAGAGGTGGTTCTTAGTTACAACCACATTCTTCCCCTTTACACTCAATCCACTAGATCTCACTTCTAGATCCAAGCCTTAGTTCGACCATAGAGACATCACTGCCCCAAACACGGCCCAGCCTTCAGTTCTGTCTCTACAGTTTCAAGAGCTATGAACTATGAAACCAAATGAAATAGATGATTAGAGGTCTAGCAGTGCAAGGACTTCCTGGGATCACATCGTTATTCTCCCTGTTTTGGTTAGGAATATGTTATCCTAGCTCAAATAGATggcagttcattcagttcagaaaACTCATGTGGGGAAAGGCCATTTCCAGCATCAGATTTGTGGCACTCTCCTTCTTCCCTAAGGTAAGTGAGTTTAAGGGTGCTTTTTCCTTCATacatactaaaagaaaaaaatgatttcccCTACTCATGACACTTCTGATACCAGATGTATGAATTCCGCCCCCCACTGCCGCAATAAGCAATTCGGATTCTAACTACTCAAAGGGTAGACCCACATGGCCAGGGCTTggtcccacaagactgcccccacttcacctgtgcttctgactgagCAGCTATGAAATAGGAGTTCCCACAACCTCCTCTTCATGTTCGTAAAAATTATTGATGATATCAAGttggaaagaatgaaagaaaaaggataCTTTCACACTGTGTCAATGGAAATAAAttggaaaagtttgaaatatatatatgttaagcAGTGTATAAGCAAATTTGAACTTTTTTCATTAGGTTAATCTATTATGTTGAGCCATATGAAACTGCCAATATTGAAAGATTTTGACTTAAAAGTGGACTTAATGACAAATCAAAAGAAACTATCCACAttgaaacacagaaaaagaaaaaagagcgaaatgttttcaaattttcagGAGCACCTGGGTCAGAAAAGAACCAggccaaaatttatttttcatcttggTAGCTCCATCTACTGGTTAGATAAGGCAAGCACTTCCCTCCTACGTAGAACATGAGGGGTAGGTGGCATAAGTTCAACTCTATCAATTTTGCTACCTCCTAAGAGaacactcatcctctgtcgtccccttctcctcctgcccccaatccctcccaacatcagagtcttttccaatgagtcagctcttctcatgaggtggccaaagtactggagtttcagcttcagcatcattccctccaaagaaatcccagggctgatctccttcagaatggcatcactgactcgatggacgtgagtctgaatgaactccgggagttggtgatggacagggaggcctggcgtgctgcaattcatggggtcgcaaagagtcagacactactgagctattgaactgaactgaactgaagagaacacTTTTCCTTTCCTGGTTCCCAATCCATATACTTCACTGTCATTTAAGGGAGTATTTTATTGTGTTTGATGTGTTCAAAGACTACTTTTCACCTAAAAATTGAGAATGTGGTCCTAAGCCATACTTTCTAGATATTTTGAAGCAGGAAATGAGATAACCATCCAAATAGGAAACAATGGTAATAACCATTTCCAGATGCAATGTTAAATAATGCACGACTTACTGAACAGGCTTTATGATAAGTAGAAATGCCAGAGATTAGGTTTCTTGGGTCCtaaaaccgtgaacttcctgatgttgaagctggttttagaaaaggcagaggaaccagagatcaaattgccaacatctgctggatcatggaaaaagcaagagaattccagaaaaacatctatttctgttttattgactatgccaaagcctttgagtgtgtggatcacaataaactgtggaaaattctgaaagagatgggaataccagaccacctgacctgccttttaagaaatctgtatgcaggtcaggaagcaacagttagaactggacatggaacaacagactggttccaaataggaaaaggaggacgtcaaggctgtatattgtcaccctgcttatttaacttctatgcaaagtacatcatgagaaacgctggactggaagaaacacaagctggaatcaagatttctgggagaaatatcaataacctcagatatgcagatgacaccacccttatagcagagagtgaagaggaattaaaaagcctcttgatgaaagtgaaagaggagagtgaaaaatttggcttaaagctcaacattcagaaaatgaagatcatggcgtccggtcctatcacttcatgggaaatagatagggaaacagtggaaacagtgtcagactttttttggtctccaaaatcactgcagattgtgactgcagccatgaaattaaaagacgcttactccttggaagaaaagttatgaccaacctagatagcatattcaaaagtagagatattactttgccgactaaggtccgtctagtcaaggctatggtttctccagtagtcatgtatggatgtgagagttggactgtgaagaaagctgagcaccaaagaattgatgcttttgaactgtggtgttggagaagacttttgagggtcccttggactgcaaggatatccaaccagtccattctgaaggagatcagccctgggatttctttggagggaatgatggtaaagctgaaactccagtactttggccacctcatgcaaagagttgactcattggaaaagactctgatgctaggagggattgggggcaggaggagaaggggatgacagaggatgagatggctggatggtatcactgactcgatggacatgaatctgagtgaactctgggagttggtgatggacagggaggcctggcgtgctgcgattcatagggtcacaaagagttggacacgactgagcgactgaactgaactgaactgaagatagccttttggagaaggcagtggctcattccagtactcttgcctggaaaatcccatggacggaggagcctggtagtctgcattccatggggtcgctaagagtcgggcatgactgagcgacttcactttcacttttcactttcctgcattggagaaggaaatggcaacccactccagtattcttgcctggagaatctcagggacagaggagcctaatgggctgccgtctatgggatcacacagagtcggacacgactgaagcaacttagcagcagcagcaagatagcCTTTTAGAAACTAACCCttgaaatattagaaatattggAGACTGTAAAGCAACGACGTCTATATTGTTCATGAAACaagtgaaaaatctgaaaatactAACTCAAAAAACTACATGCattcccatgttcactgcagcattatttataatagctaggatgTGGAAACTATAACTGTCAAcaaattaatggataaagaaaattcagcatacacagaggaatattattcagccataaaaaatatgaaatcttgccctttgcaacaacatggatggaccttgtggacattatgctaagtgaaataagtctgatggagaaagataaataccatgtgATCTCACTTCtatgtattggattggccaaaaagtttgtttgggtttttacataaaatcttaaaggaaaaaaaaagtggggcTTATAGTTACACAGAGCAGATTGGTGGTCACCAGAGGTGGGTAGTGAGGGGTGAGCAGAATGGGTGAAGGAGGTCAAAAGGCACAGACTTCCAGTTATGAAACATGCCATtgggatataatgtacagtacAGCAACTATGAGGCTCCCCccatagctcacttggtaaagaatctgcctgcaatgcaggggaccccagttcaattcctgggttgggaagatccacaggagaagggataggctacccattgcagtattcttgggctgcccttgtggctcagctggtaaagaatccacctgcaatgcaggagatctgggttctggaagatcctctggagaagggaaaggctacccactccagtattcaggcttggagaattctggcctggctcacaaagagttggacacaactgagcagctttcactttcatggcaatTAATTGTACTGTATTacgtatttgaaagttgctaagagagtaaatcttaaaagttctcatcacaagaaaaaaattatgtgatTAATGTTAACTAGACATTTCAGTGATCATAATGCAACATGCAAATATTGAGTCATTATGttggacacctgaaactaatataatgttgtatgtctattatacctcaataaaaatttgtCTTCATTGAAAATTTGGAAGAATTGTGCTCATTTAGGGAGTTTTCTTGttagtggtgatggtttagttgctaagtcgtgtccaactcttgcaaccctatggactgtagctccctaggctcctctgtccatggacttttccaggcaaaaatactggagtgggttgccatttctttccccaggggatcttccagacccagagattgaacctgtgtctcctgcatgataggcagattctttactgctgagccaccaggagaatccatggactgcagcacgccaggcttccctgtccttcaccatctcccggagcttgctcaaactcatgtccattgagttggtgatgccatccaaccatctttgtcctgtgttgtccccttctcctcctggcttcaatctttcccagtatcagggatttttctaatgagtcgctCTTTGCatcatggccaaagtattgga includes these proteins:
- the FCGR1A gene encoding LOW QUALITY PROTEIN: high affinity immunoglobulin gamma Fc receptor I (The sequence of the model RefSeq protein was modified relative to this genomic sequence to represent the inferred CDS: inserted 2 bases in 2 codons) gives rise to the protein MWLMIALILGAPVAELVDPTKAVITLKPPWVSVFQEENVTLLCEGPHLPGDTATQWFLNGTAIKTLAPRYSINGTTFDDSGEYKCQTGLSMPSDPVQLEVHSDWLLLQVSSRVFIEGDPLVLRCHAWKNMEVYKMLFYKDGKSFWFSHRDSEFTILKTNLSHNGIYHCSGERRRRYTSAGVSITIKELFPAPVLRTSFSSPHQEGNLVNLSCETKLPSEKPGLQLYFSFYVGNKTLMSRTTSSEYQTFIAKTEDPGLYWCEAATEDGNLIKRSPELELPVLGLQSTTPVWFHFLFYLAVGIMFLVDSALCIVIHKELQRKKMWNLEIYLDSLDSGHGKKVXSYLQKHRQLKESXKRQKQEQLQERTHEEKP